The following coding sequences are from one Diabrotica virgifera virgifera chromosome 2, PGI_DIABVI_V3a window:
- the LOC126880043 gene encoding E3 SUMO-protein ligase ZBED1-like yields the protein MPPPKSKVWKFFTKMDATKATCKKCLKTIKYSGNTSNLYKHLSSVHSITLDKRPGPIKNSVGAKMFMDISNMLRNSLPGPSDVDDPPVPSGADDLPGPSGVLPEPNSGIQELPGPSGASESSVGSLPGSASDDPTISPIRKAFRRISSEKEGGLRYIRITMALLYFICKDLRPFHIIEGEGFKNLMKEVAPFYKVPSATFIKKKLAEKYEVTSLLFKQRLLNAEWVCVTCDIWTETMAEKGFLGLTVHFLEGTSMCSRDIGVTELKTNHTGEYIFDRMRFILSNWNVPISKVRCVVADNGANMVAGIRLLVGESNYLPCFAHTINLISEATLKDDVIKVIINKVRNIVKFIKNSVNNSDKLRKIQIDSGASEGSVKKLILDVSTRWNSVFYMIERFLLMVRPVTIILIDNSNAPDMPSPQEIEILKQLLPILRPLEYVTKEASGERYVTISSVIPMLNCLVKQINLVQTANDIVKQVKTTLLKEIDKRFAKIEFNSNVAIATLLDPRFKALHFQNATACGIAIQKLKQLVKSTTPSSSDGGAGTGGDSDDDSTNKEYDFWEIHKQLAMGQRNRKRATNDDEVTLYLSNSVSYLKSSPLKEWEEMKLMFPMLYKQARQFLVVVATSVPCERLFSKAGAIMTKNRNRLTSKHLDKLLFLGGCSHEEFFA from the exons ATGCCTCCTCCGAAATCTAAAGTGTggaaattttttaccaaaatGGATGCCACAAAAGCAACgtgcaaaaaatgtttaaaaacaatCAAATATAGTGGAAACACTTCCAATCTATATAAACATTTATCCAGCGTCCATAGCATTACACTAGACAAAAGACCAGGACCAATTAAAAATAGCGTTGGAGCTAAAATGTTTAT gGACATCAGCAATATGCTGAGAAATTCACTTCCGGGACCAAGTGATGTAGATGACCCTCCCGTGCCAAGTGGTGCAGATGATCTTCCGGGGCCCAGCGGTGTTCTTCCAGAACCAAATAGTGGAATACAAGAACTTCCAGGGCCAAGTGGTGCAAGTGAGTCAAGCGTTGGCTCACTTCCGGGGTCAGCCAGTGATGACCCAACAATTTCACCAATTAGGAAGGCTTTCAGAAGAATTTCTTCTGAAAAGG aaggAGGTTTGCGGTACATCAGGATAACGATGGCACTGCTTTATTTTATATGTAAGGATTTGAGACCATTTCACATTATAGAAGGTGAAGGTTTCAAAAACTTGATGAAGGAGGTGGCACCTTTCTACAAAGTACCATCAGCAACCttcataaaaaaaaaactagCTGAAAAATATGAGGTAACGTCCCTACTTTTTAAGCAAAGGTTATTGAATGCGGAATGGGTTTGTGTTACTTGTGACATTTGGACAGAAACGATGGCTGAAAAAGGTTTTTTGGGCTTAACTGTACATTTTTTGGAGGGTACTAGTATGTGTAGCCGTGACATTGGGGTAACAGAATTGAAAACAAACCATACAGGAGAATACATATTTGATAGGATGAGGTTTATTCTTTCAAATTGGAATGTTCCAATTTCTAAAGTGAGATGTGTAGTGGCAGACAATGGAGCGAATATGGTGGCTGGGATAAGATTACTAGTTGGGGAAAGTAACTACCTTCCGTGTTTTGCTCACACTATTAACTTAATATCTGAAGCAACTTTAAAAGATGATGTTATAAAAGTAATTATAAATAAAGTTAGGAATAttgtaaagtttataaaaaatagtGTAAATAATTCTGACAAATTACGTAAAATCCAAATTGATAGTGGGGCTTCGGAAGGCTCAgtaaaaaaactaattttagaTGTAAGCACAAGGTGGAATTCAGTATTCTATATGATAGAAAGATTTTTGCTAATGGTCCGACCAGTTACCATAATTTTAATTGATAACAGTAATGCCCCAGACATGCCAAGTCCTCAAGAAATTGAGATATTAAAACAGTTATTACCCATACTTAGACCTCTAGAATATGTAACTAAGGAAGCATCTGGAGAGAGATACGTTACAATTTCGTCAGTTATTCCCATGCTAAATTGTTTGGTAAAACAAATTAATTTAGTGCAGACTGCgaatgatatagtaaaacaagtcaaaacaactttacttaaagAAATTGATAAGAGGTTTGCAAAAATTGAATTTAACTCCAATGTTGCTATAGCAACATTGTTAGATCCTAGGTTCAAGGCACTTCACTTCCAAAATGCTACTGCTTGTGGGATTGCCATTCAGAAATTAAAGCAGTTGGTAAAGTCAACAACTCCCTCTAGCTCTGATGGTGGTGCAGGCACTGGAGGTGACTCGGACGACGATTCAACAAATAAAGAATATGATTTTTGGGAAATTCATAAACAGTTGGCTATGGGTCAAAGAAATCGAAAGAGAGCAACAAATGATGATGAGGTGACTCTATATTTATCAAATAGTGTTTCTTATTTAAAAAGTAGCCCGTTGAAAGAATGGGAGGAAATGAAACTAATGTTTCCCATGTTGTACAAACAAGCCAGACAGTTTCTAGTTGTGGTTGCAACTTCAGTTCCATGTGAACGTTTGTTTTCAAAAGCAGGTGCAATCATGACTAAAAACCGTAATAGGCTTACCAGTAAACATTTAGACAAACTACTTTTTTTGGGAGGTTGCTCTCACGAAGAGTTTTTTGCCTAA